A DNA window from Chitinibacter fontanus contains the following coding sequences:
- a CDS encoding GspE/PulE family protein, which yields MTAPAKNKLPLGALLVEKGLITDDQLRIALLEQRRSGTPLGKLMVSLGFVSENVLREALSENLGHDSVDLGRVIADLQAIRLIPKDLAKRLLVLPIGLNQQTQRLTVAMANPNNLVALDQLRLQTKDKYLIESLLAAESDIVRAIDQYYGFELSIDGILHEIETGEIDYTSLAQAEAEYSQPVVRLIDALLADAVTRGASDIHFEPEQSFVRIRYRIDGVLRQIRALHKTYWPAMVVRLKVLATMNIAETRAPQDGRISLTLSGRSLDFRVSAQPTTWGENIVLRILDRQKGLVPLEGLGLSESNLDLLRLMIARPEGIILVTGPTGSGKTTTLYSILNHINSVDVNIMTLEDPVEYPLPLIRQTSVSEISKMDFANGIRSMMRQDPDVILIGEIRDRDTAEMAFRAAMTGHQVYSTLHTNSAIGVLPRLLDIGVLPDVLSGNIIGMVAQRLVRTLCPFCKEDYLPDEFERRLLRLESSQQKIYRAVGCPKCEQQGYRGRTTVMELLKIDGDLDELIARRASMREIKQLAMSKGFQPIADDACRRVVAGETSLDEIARVVDLTDRVS from the coding sequence ATGACCGCGCCCGCTAAAAATAAGCTCCCCCTTGGTGCACTACTGGTCGAAAAGGGTCTGATTACAGACGACCAACTGCGGATTGCCTTATTGGAGCAGCGCCGTTCAGGTACCCCGCTGGGCAAACTAATGGTCTCGCTCGGTTTTGTCTCAGAAAATGTGCTGCGTGAGGCCTTATCAGAAAATCTGGGGCACGATAGTGTTGATCTGGGGCGAGTGATCGCTGATTTACAAGCAATACGGCTAATCCCAAAAGACTTGGCCAAGCGCTTGCTGGTGCTGCCGATTGGTTTGAATCAGCAAACCCAGCGCCTGACTGTGGCGATGGCCAACCCGAATAATTTAGTGGCTCTAGATCAGCTACGCTTACAAACCAAAGACAAATACCTGATTGAATCATTGCTGGCGGCCGAATCAGATATTGTGCGGGCGATTGACCAGTACTATGGCTTTGAATTGTCGATTGATGGCATTTTGCATGAAATCGAAACCGGTGAAATTGATTACACCAGTCTGGCGCAGGCCGAGGCGGAATACAGTCAGCCGGTCGTTCGTCTGATTGATGCCTTACTTGCCGACGCGGTGACACGCGGTGCATCGGATATTCACTTTGAGCCAGAGCAGTCATTTGTGCGCATTCGTTACCGGATCGATGGTGTCTTGCGACAAATTCGCGCGTTACATAAGACCTATTGGCCGGCGATGGTGGTGCGGCTCAAAGTGCTCGCTACCATGAATATTGCTGAGACACGTGCTCCACAAGATGGTCGAATTTCGCTCACCCTGTCGGGGCGCAGTTTAGATTTTCGGGTATCCGCCCAGCCGACTACCTGGGGCGAAAACATTGTTTTGCGGATTTTAGACCGGCAAAAAGGCTTGGTGCCGCTCGAAGGCTTGGGGTTGTCTGAAAGTAATCTGGACTTACTGCGCCTGATGATTGCTCGCCCCGAAGGCATTATTTTGGTTACTGGCCCGACAGGCTCCGGTAAAACCACAACGCTGTATTCGATTCTGAATCATATCAATTCCGTTGATGTGAATATCATGACGCTGGAAGACCCAGTTGAATATCCGCTGCCTTTGATTCGGCAAACCTCGGTCAGTGAAATCAGCAAAATGGATTTTGCCAATGGGATCCGCTCGATGATGCGGCAGGATCCGGATGTTATTTTGATCGGTGAGATTCGCGATCGGGATACCGCTGAAATGGCGTTTCGTGCGGCGATGACGGGGCATCAAGTGTATTCCACCTTGCATACCAATTCTGCCATCGGGGTGTTGCCACGTTTATTGGATATTGGCGTGCTACCCGATGTACTGTCAGGCAATATTATTGGCATGGTGGCGCAACGCTTGGTGAGAACCTTGTGTCCGTTTTGCAAAGAAGACTATTTGCCTGATGAGTTTGAGCGGCGGCTGCTTAGGCTTGAATCTTCCCAGCAAAAAATCTACCGCGCGGTGGGTTGCCCCAAATGCGAGCAGCAAGGTTACAGGGGGCGTACCACGGTGATGGAGTTGCTGAAGATCGATGGCGATCTCGATGAATTGATTGCACGACGCGCCTCTATGCGCGAAATCAAGCAGCTTGCGATGAGTAAAGGGTTTCAGCCGATCGCTGATGATGCTTGCCGTCGAGTGGTTGCTGGTGAAACATCACTCGATGAAATTGCTCGGGTGGTCGATTTGACCGATAGGGTGAGCTGA
- a CDS encoding type II secretion system F family protein, which translates to MRYRYRAANEQGLIQQGQMEAANLADLELRLGRIGLMLIHAKGGQADWLGRRKVTRRDLITLCFHMEQLTRAGVPLLEGLADLRDSLDHPHFREIIANVIEDIEGGHQLSQALAAHPTIFDPVFINLIRAGEASGELPAVFKNLTDSIKWQDELIAQTKRVVMYPAFVAVLVFGVVCFLMVYLVPQLVEFIKSMKQQIPLNTQILLWISEFFTHFWWALIALPIASVFFIRWRIKVDAQFRLRFDGWILRLPAIGPILHKIILARFANFFALLYGAGIPILDCIRITQGIVNNLMVAQALQRVENQIREGLGVTASFERAGLFPPLVLRMLRVGEGTGQLDHALLNVSYFYDRDIKEAIERVQALVEPTMTVVLGLILAWIMSSVLGPIFDTISHLR; encoded by the coding sequence ATGCGCTATCGCTATCGTGCTGCAAATGAGCAGGGCCTTATTCAGCAAGGCCAAATGGAGGCCGCCAATTTAGCAGATCTTGAGCTACGCCTTGGCCGTATTGGTTTAATGCTTATTCATGCCAAAGGTGGGCAGGCCGACTGGCTGGGGCGACGCAAAGTGACCCGCCGCGATTTAATTACCTTGTGTTTTCATATGGAGCAATTAACGCGTGCAGGCGTGCCTTTGCTTGAAGGGCTGGCTGATCTGCGTGATAGCTTAGATCACCCGCATTTTCGCGAAATTATCGCCAATGTGATTGAGGATATCGAAGGCGGTCATCAGCTCTCGCAAGCCTTGGCTGCGCATCCTACTATTTTTGATCCGGTATTTATCAACTTGATCCGCGCTGGCGAGGCCAGTGGTGAATTACCAGCGGTATTTAAAAATCTCACTGATTCTATTAAATGGCAGGACGAGTTAATCGCCCAAACCAAGCGGGTGGTGATGTACCCCGCGTTTGTCGCAGTGCTGGTTTTTGGGGTGGTGTGTTTTTTGATGGTGTATTTGGTGCCGCAATTGGTTGAGTTTATTAAGTCGATGAAGCAGCAGATTCCGCTTAATACGCAAATTCTATTGTGGATTTCGGAGTTTTTTACCCATTTCTGGTGGGCATTGATCGCGCTACCGATTGCGAGCGTATTCTTTATTCGCTGGCGCATCAAAGTCGATGCGCAATTTCGCTTGCGCTTTGATGGCTGGATACTGCGCTTGCCTGCCATAGGTCCTATTTTGCACAAAATCATCTTGGCCCGCTTTGCCAATTTTTTCGCCCTGCTTTACGGCGCGGGCATTCCAATTTTGGATTGCATTCGGATTACTCAAGGCATTGTGAATAATCTGATGGTGGCGCAGGCTTTGCAACGGGTGGAAAACCAGATTCGCGAAGGTTTAGGGGTGACTGCGAGCTTTGAACGTGCAGGTTTATTCCCCCCATTGGTGCTGCGCATGCTGCGCGTGGGGGAGGGAACTGGACAGCTTGATCATGCTTTGCTCAATGTCTCGTATTTTTATGATCGCGATATCAAAGAAGCCATTGAGCGAGTGCAAGCCCTAGTTGAGCCTACGATGACCGTAGTATTGGGCTTGATTTTGGCGTGGATTATGTCTTCGGTACTAGGGCCAATTTTCGATACGATTAGCCACTTACGATGA
- a CDS encoding tetratricopeptide repeat protein → MSALLNALKKAEEEKRRRAALATQAEDADDSAQITPANVDEIVPDVLPAEAWVFEPLPETQAELVLASEPMDLAPESAAVQEAASPLSLSALDEPERAETSMTTALDAEVGIEPPVDSEHVEPVAELSVASEPLPLANTAQVPSAANPVASSRTTSPILDYKRKTERSLWPWLLLGGGLLLLGLVIWFTWEYQQLTQASSTPLPSARSLPASAASPVEVSEQSAIDSALKNTPLPIGEGYVAEGDKIKEAQQDTIQGIGGALANPTPLPRLSQPPSAPGDEVRFIRTPVDNLNPLQQAWEAYQQGDWVKAEVLYRKILNNEPRQRDALLGLAVIYVQRGQSAQAAGIYDYLLGLNPQDQAAQQAKLALNPEQINAEQVARLQQSQEQEGALATSPLVLGQYYASRSRWQEAQAQFFQAWSTQPDNPDLAFNLAISLDHLQQQRLAAEFYQKALDLALRKQATFDRAAAESRLAQLRLAGF, encoded by the coding sequence ATGAGTGCATTACTGAATGCGCTAAAAAAGGCGGAAGAGGAGAAACGTCGCCGTGCTGCCCTAGCTACTCAGGCTGAAGATGCTGACGATAGTGCGCAAATTACGCCAGCCAACGTCGATGAGATCGTCCCTGACGTGCTACCCGCCGAGGCATGGGTGTTCGAGCCGCTGCCAGAAACACAGGCTGAGTTAGTCTTGGCAAGTGAGCCGATGGATCTGGCTCCTGAATCAGCGGCTGTGCAAGAGGCTGCTTCGCCCTTGAGTCTATCAGCTCTTGATGAGCCGGAGAGGGCAGAAACTAGCATGACGACAGCGCTAGATGCCGAAGTCGGTATTGAGCCCCCCGTCGACTCCGAGCATGTCGAGCCAGTTGCCGAATTATCAGTGGCTAGCGAGCCATTACCCTTAGCAAATACTGCGCAGGTGCCATCTGCAGCAAACCCTGTCGCAAGTAGTCGGACTACCAGCCCAATCCTAGATTATAAGCGCAAGACAGAACGCAGTTTATGGCCATGGTTGCTATTGGGGGGCGGCTTATTACTATTGGGGCTAGTGATTTGGTTTACTTGGGAATATCAGCAGCTAACTCAGGCATCGAGCACGCCATTGCCGAGTGCGCGCTCCTTGCCTGCAAGTGCAGCTAGCCCCGTCGAGGTGTCTGAACAAAGTGCAATCGATTCTGCATTAAAAAACACACCTCTCCCCATTGGCGAAGGGTATGTAGCTGAAGGCGATAAAATAAAAGAGGCACAGCAAGATACTATTCAGGGTATTGGGGGGGCGTTAGCAAACCCTACGCCACTACCGCGCCTGAGTCAGCCCCCGTCTGCGCCTGGGGATGAGGTCCGCTTTATCCGTACGCCAGTTGATAACCTCAACCCACTGCAGCAAGCCTGGGAGGCATATCAACAAGGAGATTGGGTAAAAGCTGAAGTTTTGTACCGCAAAATTCTCAATAATGAGCCACGTCAGCGTGATGCCTTGCTTGGTTTGGCCGTGATTTATGTGCAACGTGGGCAATCAGCTCAAGCGGCAGGTATTTATGATTATTTGCTGGGGCTAAACCCACAAGATCAAGCTGCACAACAAGCCAAATTAGCGCTCAATCCCGAGCAAATCAATGCGGAGCAAGTGGCGCGTTTGCAGCAATCGCAAGAGCAGGAAGGCGCTTTGGCAACTAGCCCGTTGGTGCTGGGGCAGTATTATGCAAGTCGTTCCCGCTGGCAGGAAGCGCAGGCGCAGTTTTTTCAAGCTTGGAGTACGCAGCCGGACAACCCTGATTTAGCGTTCAATTTGGCCATTAGCCTTGACCATTTGCAACAGCAACGCCTTGCTGCCGAGTTTTATCAGAAAGCCCTCGATTTGGCCCTGCGCAAGCAGGCAACGTTTGACCGTGCTGCGGCGGAATCCCGATTGGCTCAATTGCGTTTGGCGGGCTTCTAA